Proteins from a single region of Pseudarthrobacter sp. NIBRBAC000502772:
- a CDS encoding GerMN domain-containing protein, which translates to MPETATPLSARRVAPRFRPQRFLGLLPAFLLLSGCIADPSPEPNLTANSSAAATGSPGAPSTSAPLETTQSSNKAPVYWIGRSNSNVFLYREFRDVPEQENPVTRALRAMMSEKPLDPDFFTPWQDPEKLASSISGKNVITVDVSEDAFNSNLDADMAGRAIQQLVFTATAAAASSGLIDSGQQIQVRILVDSHTDYVAFDHVQLGDPMSRAAGMVAPVWIIDPQEGTDLAGGSVKITGRSTVPGGKLRWQILRAEANGNKAPYLTGETTAAAEAAQSGVFTLALSLSSGSYELRVSQVDAAGTSQELNVDTRNFNVR; encoded by the coding sequence GTGCCGGAAACAGCGACCCCCCTCAGTGCCAGGCGCGTCGCGCCGCGTTTTCGTCCGCAACGTTTCCTGGGCCTGCTGCCAGCATTCCTCCTTCTCAGCGGTTGTATCGCGGACCCCAGCCCTGAGCCCAACCTGACGGCAAACTCCAGTGCTGCCGCCACCGGCTCCCCGGGGGCACCTTCCACCAGCGCGCCCCTGGAAACCACACAGTCCTCGAATAAGGCCCCGGTCTACTGGATTGGCCGAAGCAACAGCAACGTGTTCCTATACCGGGAGTTCCGGGACGTGCCGGAGCAGGAGAATCCAGTGACCCGCGCCCTGCGGGCCATGATGTCCGAGAAGCCGCTGGACCCGGATTTCTTCACGCCCTGGCAGGATCCCGAAAAACTCGCCTCGTCCATCTCCGGCAAGAACGTCATTACCGTCGACGTCTCGGAGGATGCCTTTAACAGCAATCTCGACGCCGACATGGCCGGCCGCGCCATTCAGCAGCTGGTCTTTACCGCTACGGCAGCGGCCGCGAGTTCCGGCCTGATCGATTCCGGCCAGCAGATCCAGGTCAGGATCCTGGTGGATAGCCACACCGATTACGTTGCCTTCGACCACGTCCAGCTTGGCGACCCCATGTCCCGAGCCGCCGGAATGGTGGCGCCCGTGTGGATCATCGATCCGCAGGAAGGGACTGATTTGGCCGGCGGAAGCGTCAAGATCACGGGCCGCAGCACGGTTCCGGGCGGTAAACTCCGCTGGCAGATCCTGCGGGCCGAAGCGAACGGGAACAAGGCGCCCTACCTGACCGGGGAGACCACTGCAGCTGCCGAAGCCGCCCAGTCCGGAGTCTTTACCCTTGCCCTTAGCCTGTCCTCGGGGAGTTACGAGCTCCGCGTTTCGCAGGTGGATGCGGCCGGCACCAGCCAGGAGCTGAATGTGGATACGCGGAACTTCAACGTCCGGTAA
- a CDS encoding 16S rRNA (uracil(1498)-N(3))-methyltransferase has protein sequence MSNPVFFSGAGSLDGLVPGARFVLQGPEARHAVTVKRLSPGEAVDIADGAGRRLTGTVVSASPAELTVECSALVVEDRPDIRLVLVQALAKGDRDELAVETATELGIDAVVPWQSERSIVRWKGERAAKAHAKWQSVVTAAAKQARRAWIPEVRAAVETPGLAAAVAAADLAVILHEDAVRPLRSVLESWQGTQADGGPREILLIVGPEGGISPREVTRLCDAGAVTALLGHHVLRSSTAGPAAVVLASDVLGRWTAPVS, from the coding sequence GTGAGCAATCCCGTTTTCTTCAGCGGTGCCGGGTCGCTGGACGGTCTGGTGCCCGGTGCCCGTTTTGTCCTTCAAGGGCCGGAGGCACGCCACGCCGTGACCGTAAAACGGCTATCTCCCGGAGAGGCGGTGGACATTGCCGATGGCGCCGGAAGGCGGCTGACGGGAACTGTTGTGTCGGCGTCGCCCGCGGAGCTCACCGTGGAATGCTCCGCCCTCGTTGTGGAGGACCGGCCCGACATCCGGCTTGTGCTGGTGCAGGCCCTGGCCAAGGGGGACCGCGATGAACTGGCCGTGGAAACGGCAACCGAACTCGGGATTGATGCCGTAGTTCCCTGGCAGTCCGAGCGATCAATTGTCCGCTGGAAGGGTGAGCGCGCGGCCAAGGCCCACGCAAAATGGCAGTCCGTGGTCACTGCCGCCGCCAAGCAGGCACGCCGCGCCTGGATCCCCGAGGTGCGCGCCGCCGTCGAAACGCCAGGCCTTGCGGCGGCCGTGGCGGCAGCGGATCTGGCCGTAATCCTGCACGAAGACGCGGTCCGGCCGCTCCGGTCTGTCCTGGAATCATGGCAGGGCACCCAGGCTGACGGCGGACCCCGGGAAATTCTGCTCATCGTTGGTCCGGAGGGCGGAATCAGTCCCCGCGAAGTCACCCGGCTTTGCGACGCCGGCGCCGTGACGGCGCTCTTGGGACACCACGTCCTGAGGTCATCCACGGCCGGACCGGCAGCGGTTGTTCTGGCGAGTGATGTACTGGGACGCTGGACAGCACCGGTATCCTGA
- the dnaJ gene encoding molecular chaperone DnaJ translates to MSSHYDVLGVSPEATGEEIKKAYRKLARTLHPDVNPGDDASDRFKAVTHAYEVLSDPQKRRIYDTTGNENGTDNGFGGGGYSGQGFAFQDIFDTFFGAGGTSGPASRVRRGQDALISVRIELRDAVFGVNRKLEVDTAVTCPTCNGSCCRDGSHPVRCDICGGSGQVQRAVRSILGQVMTAAPCGSCEGFGTVIKDPCNECSGQGRIRSRRSLTIKVPAGVATGTRIQLSGQGEAGPAGGPSGDLYVELRVNNDATYARDGDDLHATLHIPMTAAALGTELSLETFDGLQEIDVKAGTQSGEIITLRGLGVTHLRGYGRGDLMVHLQVETPAKLDAAQEDLLRQLAKLRGEQFTEGKLAASGGVFAKLRDRFGNL, encoded by the coding sequence TTGAGCAGCCACTACGACGTCCTCGGAGTCTCGCCGGAAGCCACCGGGGAAGAGATCAAGAAGGCCTACCGCAAGCTGGCCCGAACTCTCCACCCGGACGTAAACCCCGGGGACGATGCATCGGACCGCTTCAAGGCCGTGACCCATGCCTACGAGGTACTTTCGGACCCGCAAAAGCGCCGGATCTATGACACCACCGGCAATGAGAACGGCACCGACAACGGGTTCGGCGGCGGTGGATACTCCGGCCAGGGCTTCGCGTTCCAGGACATCTTCGACACGTTCTTCGGGGCCGGCGGCACCTCCGGCCCCGCTTCCCGGGTCCGCCGCGGCCAGGACGCGCTGATCAGTGTACGGATCGAACTCCGCGATGCCGTGTTCGGCGTCAACCGGAAACTCGAAGTGGACACAGCCGTCACCTGCCCCACCTGCAACGGGTCATGCTGCCGCGACGGCAGCCACCCTGTGCGCTGTGATATCTGCGGCGGCAGCGGCCAGGTCCAGCGCGCGGTGCGCTCCATCCTGGGCCAGGTCATGACGGCGGCCCCCTGTGGCAGTTGCGAAGGCTTCGGGACGGTCATCAAGGACCCCTGCAACGAATGCAGCGGCCAGGGCCGCATCCGCAGCCGGCGGTCGCTCACCATCAAGGTGCCGGCCGGTGTTGCCACGGGCACCCGGATCCAGCTCTCCGGGCAGGGCGAAGCAGGCCCGGCCGGCGGACCGTCCGGGGACCTGTACGTGGAACTCCGGGTCAACAACGACGCCACGTACGCACGCGACGGTGACGACCTGCACGCAACGCTGCACATCCCGATGACTGCCGCCGCCCTAGGCACCGAGCTGTCACTGGAAACCTTTGACGGGCTGCAGGAAATCGACGTCAAGGCAGGGACGCAGTCAGGGGAGATCATCACGCTCCGTGGACTCGGCGTGACGCACCTGCGCGGTTACGGCCGCGGGGACCTGATGGTCCATCTGCAGGTGGAGACGCCGGCCAAGCTGGATGCCGCGCAGGAGGATCTCCTGCGGCAGCTGGCGAAGCTCCGGGGCGAGCAGTTCACGGAAGGCAAACTGGCTGCCAGCGGCGGCGTCTTTGCCAAGCTGCGGGACCGGTTCGGTAACCTGTAG
- the hrcA gene encoding heat-inducible transcriptional repressor HrcA has translation MSEPRKLEVLRAIVEDYVHSREPVGSKALVERHHLGVSSATIRNDMAALEDDGLITAPHTSAGRIPTDKGYRLFVDQISAVKPLSHAERRAIQSLLEGADDLDDVLDRTVRMLSQLTNQVAVVQYPHLSRATIRHIEFVLLAPRQVLVVLIATTGKVEQRVIDIGQDLGDDAIAALRTHFLGSLAGISLSRLTPSLPGVVSSVSPGQRAAAQALAHGLETLAHSSREERMVMAGTANLARSNVDFPLSIGPVLEALEEQVVLLRLLSDMAQDPRGVAVSIGRENPYDGLAEASVVATGYGPDSTAKIGVLGPTRMDYPTTMAAVRAVARYLSRILGP, from the coding sequence ATGAGCGAGCCGCGCAAACTCGAAGTACTGCGCGCCATCGTGGAGGACTATGTGCACTCCCGCGAGCCAGTAGGTTCAAAAGCGCTCGTGGAACGCCACCACCTCGGCGTGTCCAGTGCCACCATCCGCAACGACATGGCGGCCTTGGAAGACGACGGCCTGATCACGGCCCCGCACACCAGCGCCGGACGGATCCCCACAGACAAAGGCTATCGGCTGTTTGTGGACCAGATTTCAGCGGTAAAGCCGCTTTCCCACGCGGAACGGCGTGCCATCCAGTCGCTGCTGGAGGGCGCCGACGATCTGGACGACGTCCTGGACAGGACCGTCAGGATGCTGTCGCAGCTGACCAACCAGGTCGCCGTGGTGCAGTATCCGCATCTGAGCCGCGCCACCATCCGCCACATCGAATTCGTCCTGCTCGCGCCCCGGCAGGTCCTGGTGGTCCTCATCGCCACCACCGGCAAGGTCGAACAGCGCGTGATCGACATCGGCCAGGACCTCGGCGACGACGCTATCGCCGCGCTGCGGACACACTTCCTCGGATCACTCGCGGGCATCTCGCTGAGCCGGCTGACCCCCTCGCTGCCCGGAGTCGTTTCGTCCGTCAGCCCAGGCCAGCGCGCGGCGGCCCAGGCCCTGGCCCACGGGCTGGAAACGCTCGCCCACAGCAGTCGCGAGGAACGCATGGTCATGGCCGGAACGGCGAACCTCGCCCGCTCCAATGTGGATTTTCCGCTCAGTATCGGACCGGTCCTGGAAGCGCTCGAGGAGCAGGTTGTCCTGCTGCGCCTCCTGAGCGACATGGCGCAGGATCCGAGGGGCGTGGCAGTCAGCATCGGGCGTGAAAACCCGTACGACGGACTAGCGGAAGCCTCCGTGGTGGCCACGGGCTACGGACCAGACAGCACTGCCAAGATCGGTGTGCTCGGCCCTACCCGGATGGACTACCCCACCACCATGGCCGCCGTCAGGGCAGTAGCCCGTTACCTTTCAAGAATTCTGGGTCCGTAA
- a CDS encoding DUF3097 domain-containing protein: MQYQNWGPQEITAPVKSELPEVPVERGMVLEDAQSGWVGAVTRVEKSGGMHVVALEDRRGKSRSFRLGFGFLLEGQPIRLVPPAPRQAAPVAAGRTASGSVRVAGQRAQVAKASRIWVEGKHDAELVEKVWGDDLRVEGIVVEPLHGIDDLAGAVAAFGPGPGRRLGVLVDHLVPDSKEWRIAAAVMASPGAAGNVLIVGHPYVDVWQAIRPAVLGIEQWPVVPRGQDWKTGILAAFGWPHSTKEDIGLGWQKLLGAVRSYADLEASLLGRVEEVIDFLTVP, translated from the coding sequence ATGCAGTACCAGAACTGGGGTCCGCAGGAGATCACCGCGCCCGTCAAGAGCGAACTGCCTGAGGTTCCCGTGGAACGCGGCATGGTTCTTGAAGACGCCCAGTCCGGCTGGGTGGGAGCGGTGACCCGGGTGGAGAAGTCCGGCGGCATGCATGTAGTGGCCCTCGAAGACCGGCGCGGCAAGTCCCGGTCCTTCCGGCTGGGCTTCGGGTTCCTCCTGGAGGGTCAGCCCATCCGGCTCGTTCCCCCGGCGCCCCGGCAGGCCGCCCCCGTGGCCGCCGGCCGGACGGCGTCCGGCTCGGTCCGCGTTGCCGGCCAGCGTGCCCAGGTGGCCAAAGCCAGCAGAATCTGGGTGGAGGGAAAACACGACGCCGAACTCGTGGAAAAAGTCTGGGGTGACGATCTCCGCGTAGAGGGCATCGTCGTCGAGCCTTTGCATGGCATTGATGACCTGGCGGGGGCGGTGGCCGCATTCGGTCCCGGTCCGGGACGGCGGCTGGGGGTCCTGGTGGACCACCTGGTGCCCGACTCGAAGGAGTGGCGCATCGCGGCTGCCGTGATGGCCTCCCCCGGTGCGGCCGGGAACGTCCTGATCGTCGGGCACCCTTACGTTGACGTGTGGCAGGCCATCCGGCCTGCTGTCCTGGGCATCGAACAGTGGCCGGTGGTGCCCCGCGGGCAGGACTGGAAGACCGGCATCCTGGCAGCGTTCGGCTGGCCGCACTCCACCAAGGAAGACATCGGGCTTGGCTGGCAAAAGCTGCTGGGCGCTGTCCGCAGTTACGCGGACCTGGAAGCGTCACTGCTCGGGAGAGTGGAGGAAGTCATCGACTTTCTGACGGTGCCCTGA
- a CDS encoding DUF4870 domain-containing protein, which yields MAQNAREHRDDHGGQGRSEYQGVPANALPLTASEDRQWATLAHFGGILGCVPSLLIYLIFRERGPFTAQESKEALNFSLPPTIAALVANLLVFIPVIGNIFAVIATLIWIALTCFSVAAGIHVNKGQPHRYQYNLRWIK from the coding sequence GTGGCACAAAACGCACGCGAGCACCGGGACGACCACGGCGGCCAGGGCCGTTCCGAGTACCAGGGCGTTCCGGCTAATGCGCTGCCCCTGACGGCCAGCGAAGACCGCCAGTGGGCCACGCTGGCACACTTCGGCGGGATCCTCGGCTGCGTTCCGTCACTGCTGATCTACCTGATTTTCCGTGAGCGCGGGCCGTTCACCGCCCAGGAATCCAAGGAAGCGCTGAACTTCAGCCTGCCGCCCACCATCGCGGCGCTGGTGGCCAATCTCCTGGTGTTCATTCCGGTGATCGGAAACATCTTCGCCGTCATCGCCACCCTGATCTGGATTGCCCTGACCTGCTTCTCCGTGGCCGCAGGTATCCATGTCAACAAGGGCCAGCCCCACCGTTACCAGTACAACCTGCGCTGGATCAAGTAG
- the hemW gene encoding radical SAM family heme chaperone HemW, producing MPSILPLGDPAPSDGLLPAQAVAGSADRAFGLYVHIPFCAVRCGYCDFNTYTATELGGGASQDAYATTAVSEVDFAATVLRHSSLPDRPLSTVFFGGGTPTLLPAEDLARILTAAVGHWGLEPGAEVTTEANPDSVTPASLQVLADAGFTRVSFGMQSAVPHVLKVLDRTHTPSRVPQVVQWARDAGLAVSLDLIYGTPGESLEDWRFSLETALSYQPDHISAYALIVEDGTKLAAQIRRGEVPGIDDDDHADKYELADQLIGAAGLSWYEVSNWSRTPEQACRHNLAYWRGDDWWGIGPGAHSHVGGVRWWNVKHPTAYAGRLAQGLSPAAGRETLDAETRDVERVMLEARLVSGLATSTLGEHGRHAMAGLIADGLVEPPAAFHGTLVLTLKGRLLADAVVRRILPD from the coding sequence ATGCCTAGCATTCTTCCACTCGGCGACCCCGCGCCGTCGGACGGTCTGCTGCCCGCCCAGGCAGTGGCCGGTTCCGCGGACCGGGCTTTCGGGCTGTACGTGCACATCCCGTTCTGCGCTGTTCGTTGCGGATACTGCGACTTCAACACCTACACGGCCACCGAACTGGGCGGCGGAGCGTCACAGGACGCGTACGCCACCACGGCCGTGTCCGAAGTCGACTTTGCCGCCACAGTCCTGCGGCACTCGAGTCTCCCGGACCGTCCGCTGAGCACAGTCTTCTTCGGCGGCGGCACTCCCACGCTGCTCCCGGCGGAAGACCTCGCACGGATCCTGACGGCCGCCGTCGGGCACTGGGGCCTGGAACCCGGCGCCGAAGTGACCACCGAAGCAAACCCGGACTCGGTCACCCCGGCATCCCTTCAGGTTCTGGCCGATGCCGGCTTCACCCGGGTTTCCTTCGGCATGCAGTCTGCCGTTCCCCATGTCCTGAAGGTCCTGGACCGCACGCACACGCCCAGCCGCGTGCCGCAGGTGGTGCAGTGGGCGCGCGATGCCGGACTGGCCGTGAGCCTGGACCTGATCTACGGGACACCGGGGGAGTCCCTGGAGGACTGGCGGTTCTCCCTGGAGACGGCCCTCTCCTACCAGCCTGACCACATCAGTGCCTACGCGCTGATCGTGGAAGACGGCACCAAGCTGGCAGCCCAGATCCGCCGTGGTGAAGTCCCGGGAATCGACGACGACGACCACGCCGACAAATACGAACTCGCCGACCAGCTGATCGGCGCTGCAGGCCTCAGCTGGTACGAGGTCAGCAACTGGTCCCGGACGCCGGAGCAGGCATGCCGGCACAACCTCGCGTACTGGCGCGGGGACGACTGGTGGGGCATCGGGCCTGGTGCACATTCACACGTGGGCGGGGTGCGGTGGTGGAACGTCAAGCACCCCACGGCCTACGCCGGACGGCTCGCTCAGGGCCTGTCACCGGCGGCCGGGCGGGAAACGCTCGACGCCGAAACCCGCGACGTGGAGCGCGTGATGCTTGAGGCCCGGCTCGTGTCGGGACTGGCCACGTCAACGCTGGGCGAGCACGGCCGTCACGCCATGGCCGGGCTCATTGCCGACGGCCTGGTGGAGCCGCCGGCTGCCTTCCACGGCACGCTGGTACTGACCCTGAAGGGCCGCCTGCTGGCCGACGCCGTGGTCCGCAGGATCCTGCCGGACTGA